The following DNA comes from Riemerella anatipestifer ATCC 11845 = DSM 15868.
GTATATGTATAAAATGTTATTATCTGGTGTACTTGAGCAGTACTATGAAATACCGAAAGAGAACTCATGGATGTTAGCAGCAGCGGAGAAAAATTTACCTATCGTTGTACCAGGTTGGGAAGATTCTACAATGGGAAACATTTTTGCTAGCTACTGTATCAAAGGAGAATTAAAACCTTCTACGATGAAATCAGGGATAGAGTATATGACTTATCTAGCTGATTGGTACACTAAAAACTGTGGTGGTAAGGGAGTTGGTTTCTTCCAAATTGGAGGAGGTATTGCGGGAGATTTCCCTATCTGTGTGGTACCAATGCTTTATCAAGATATGGAAATGCATGATATTCCATTTTGGTCTTATTTCTGCCAAATATCAGATTCAACCACTTCTTACGGTTCATACTCTGGGGCAGTCCCAAATGAGAAAATCACTTGGGGAAAATTGGATATAGACACACCTAAATTTATTGTAGAGAGTGATGCTACGATTTGTGCACCTCTGATGTTCCAATATGTGTTAGAAAATTCGTAGTAAAAATTACCATAACAGAAACACAAAACCTCTAGAAAGTTTTTATTTTCCAACTTTTAGAGGTTTTTCTTTAATAATAAGTTATTTCATTACCTTTGCCCTTTATGTTTGAAGATTTTAAACCCACACTAAAAATCCTATTAAGATTTTTATTAGTTTATTTAGTCTTGCTGGGAGTTTATCAGTTTTATTTAAATACTCAAGAAGGTTTAGATGGCTTGTCAATACATATAGCCAACCAATGTACTTTGATACAGAATAACATAGGGTATCCATCACAAGCCATACCTCAACCAGAACATAATACTTTGTGGTATTATGTAGGTGGGGAGTATATGTCTAGAATGGTGGAAGGTTGTAATGCTGTATCTGTAATAATACTTTTTATAGCATTTATTTTTGCATTTTATAGAGGTTTTAATACTTTTATTTTTGTTTTTGCAGGAGTTATATTTCTGTATATCATAAACATACTTAGGATTGTTGGAATAAATGTAGTGCTACTTGAATATCCATCTTATGGTAAAGCTGCCCATGATTATATATTCCCTGCGATTATTTACGGAAGTGTGGTTTTATTATGGATTATTTGGATTAAATTTTTTGTACTGAAAGATGAAGTTCAAAGGTAATCTTGTATTTGTTATACTCGGTATTATTGGTTTAATAGGGGTTCGTTTTTTAGAAGAAACTCTATTTTATGATCCTTTTTTAATCTATTTCAAAATGATGGATGGAGCCAAAGTATTCCCCGTTTTTCAGTGGGGAAAACTTGTTTTAGGACATCTTTTTAGGCTGATACTTAATCTACTTTTTTCGCTAATCATTGTTTATTTTCTTTTTAAAGATAAAACAAAGACAATGTTAGCTTGTGTTTTAATGTTATTAGTTTTTTTGATTACTTTTCCTATCTATCTCTATCTAGTTTATACGGAATTTGACTCAGGATTGCTTTTAGCTTTTTATGTTCGTAGGTTTGTTATTCAACCTATAATTTTATTGCTCATCATTCCAATGTTTTATTATATGGATGTGAAGAATAAGAATTAAATTACAAGACAAAAAGGCTTATCTAATTTATTACAGATAAGCCTTTTTTTATAATTTATAAACTATTCTACATTTTCCACTCGTGTAATTTCAGGAACCTTTTCTTTAACTGTATTTTCTACGCCTAGCTTCATTGTAGAGAAACTTACAGGACACCCAGAGCAGTTACCTAGTAATTTCACATAGACTACAGTGTCTTCTATTTTGATGAGCTCTATATCTCCACCATCTTTGTTAAGAAAAGGGCGAATGCTTTCTAGTGCATTTTCTACTCTTACTTCTAGACTATTATTTTCCATCTTTATTTTAATTCTTTAAATATAATATGGTAATTATTTTTTTGGAGAACACCCTGCCATTGTAGTTATTTTAACGGCTTCTGTAGGAGGTAGATTCTTATTTCTTTCCACTAAGCTCTCTACCATTTTCTGAGTGGTTTCTGTATAGATTTCTGCGATTTTAGAACCATCTTGCAAAGCTGCTGGTCTTCCCACATCACCCGCTTCTCTTATACTTTGGATTAGAGGAATTTCGCCCAATACAGGTATGCCTAAATCTTCCGCCATATATTGTGCTCCTTGTTTACCAAAGATATAATACTTATTATCAGGTAATTCTTCTGGTGTAAAATAAGCCATATTCTCTATTAAACCTAAAACTGGAATATTGATACTTTCCATTTGGAACATTGCAATCCCTTTCTTAACATCTGCAAGAGCAATATGTTGTGGCGTACTTACAATAACAGCTCCCGTTATAGGTACTTCTTGTATGATAGAAAGATGAATATCACCAGTTCCTGGAGGTAGGTCTATCAATAAAAAATCTAATTCGCCCCAAGCAGCGTCTCTTAGCATTTGGTTGAGAGCTTTTGCAGCCATAGGACCTCTCCATACTACCGCTTGATTAGCTCCAGAAAAATAACCGATGGATAGCATTTTAACTCCATAATTTTCAATCGGCTTCATTAGATTTCTGCCGTTTTCTTCAACAGAAATAGGTTTTTGCCCTTCAGTATCAAACATAGTAGGTACAGATGGACCGTAGATGTCAGCATCTAGTAAACCTACTTTAAAGCCCATTTTAACTAAAGATATTGCAAGGTTGGCGGCTACTGTTGATTTTCCCACGCCACCTTTCCCAGATGCAATAGCGATGATGTTTTTTATGCCTGGAATTTCTTTTCCTTTAATCTGATTAAGTTGTGCTTCCGAAGGTTCAGGAGAAACGATTTTCAACTTTAAAACCACTTCTTCCCCAAATTCAGATGCAAAAGCTTGTTTCATTGCTGCTTCTAGCTTTTTTTTCTCATGCATTGCTGGAGAATGTGCCGTCATATCAATATAGACATCATTACCCATAACTTGGACGTTATTCACCAAGTCATCTACCTCAACCTCTTTTAAAAAAGCTAATACTCTATCTTTTTTTATCATTATTCTCTTTTTAGAAGTACAAATTTAAGGATTTATTTTTTGTAAGTGTTTTTCTTTTTATATGTTTTCTGTAGGTGCGTCTAGTTGTCCTTCCCATTTAGAAACAGCGGAAGTTGCTAGTGCGTTGCCTAGTACATTGGTCATACTTCTTCCCATATCACAAAAATGGTCTATTGGTAATATGAGAGCGATGCCTTCTGGTGGAATTCCAAACATAGAACAGGTAGCTACAATAATTACTAAACTAGCTCGAGGCACACCTGCAATCCCTTTGGAAGTAAGCATAAGAACCAAAAGCATTGTGATTTGTTGTCCAATAGACATATCTACCCCGTAAATTTGAGCAATAAAGATAGACGCAAAGGTCATATACATCATGCTCCCATCCAAATTAAACGAATACCCTAAAGGTAGTATAAAGGAGACTATTCTATTATTAGCCCCGAACTTTTCTAGTTCTTCTACAAGTTTCGGAAAAACAGCTTCAGAGCTGGTAGTTGAGAATGCAATAAGTAATGGCTCTTTGATTCTTTTTAATAAATCAAACAATCTGTTCCCAAGTATTAAATAACCAACGGCACATAGGACTAGCCAAAGGATACCCAATGCAAAGAAAAAGTCTCTTAGGTAAACTGCATAAACCATAAATATCTCAAAACCATTAGTAGCAACAACTGCAGCAATAGCACCCAGTACTCCCAATGGAGCTACCCACATAATGTAACCCACCATTTTAAGAATGGCATGAGCACAAATATCAAAAGCCTTTATAATTGGTTTAGAATGAGCTTCTCCTAACTGAGAAAGAGCCACCCCAAACATTATTGAAAATACTACGATTTGCAATACTTCATTAGTGGCAAAAGCTTCAAATAAACTTTTAGGAATAATATGCTTTACAAAATCTTCTAGTGAGAAGCCTTTACTGTTATTTACGATTTCTGCCGCCGCACTTGCATCTTGTACTGGGAGTTGAGTTACTTTACCTGGTTCTAGCCAATTTACAAATACAAGCCCTATCATTAGAGAAACTAAAGAAGCCGTTAAAAACCACAACATTGCTTTAGTACCTACTCTACCTATCATTTTTATATCACTCATTTTAGCAATACCCACTACCAAAGTGGTGAATACAAGCGGAGCAATAATCATCTGAACAAGTCTGATAAAAATGGTCCCTAGCAATTTTATGTTTTTGGAAAAGCCTTCTGCACTATCTGGATATTGCAAATGAACAAATCCGCCTAATCCGATTCCTATAATAAGCCCTAGTAATATTGCTATAAAAAGTTTATTTTGTCCTTTCATCTATAATGATTTTTTAGGTTGGAATGCAAATATAAACTTTTTTGGAGACTTAAATTAAAAACCCTTTCTCAGAAATATCTAAGAAAGGGGCATCAAATTATCTAGATTATTTTATCTAAGCTTTAAGGTATCTTGTGTAAGCATAACCTTCTTCACCATCTTTAGTTTTTACTTTCCACCAATCGTTGGAAGTCATCTCTACTAAAGTTACGGCTTCTCCCTTTGCAGCTTTACCTACAACTTCAGCTTCTGTAGAAGGTTCTTTGCGAAGGTTAAGGTTAGAGCTTTCTGTGATTACAGTAAGGCTAGCCCCTACTTCTAGCCCTTTTACTTGAACATCAATATTGATATCTGATGCTGTGAAACTTGGGTCAATAGCACCAAGGGCATTCCATACTAAATCTTTAGTTGCTGTAGATTGTGTACTACCACTAATGTATAGAATTCCGTCTTGCTCTTTTACAGATAAGTCTTGTACTCCTGCGTTTTGTGCAGCAGCTACTACACTTGAATATTTATCGGTTAATGACATAGTGTTTTAATTATTTTACGGTAAGTTGGTTATTGTATTTTCCTATTTTAAGAGCATCTACAGACTCTTTTATCTTTCTAGCATCTGAAGAAGGCACATTTCCTGTTAGTGTAAGCTCACCATTTACATCTTCTACTTTTACGCTAGGGAAATCTTTAGTAGCGTCTTTTACTTTTTGTAAAACTACTGCATCTACTTGATTTACTGCTACTGCAGGCTCTGGCGTTGCTATGGTGGTCATATCGTGAACATCTTTAATGCCAGGTATCGCTTTTAAAGACGCTATCATTTGGTCTTTTTCTGCTTGACTAGCAAATACACCACTTAAATGAGCTTGCCCATCTTTCACCTCAACTGAAGCCTGAGGGTTTGCTTTAACTACTTCTGTAGCTTTGGTAGAAAGTTCTGCGTCGTTAGGCTTTTTCTTGCACGAAACTGCCGTAAAAGACACTAAAATAGCTAATGCTGCTGTTTGAAAAATTTTTTTCATAAATTTTTAATGATTTTTAAAGTTTGTAAATTATAACAAATTTATACTTAGTTTTGCAAGCGTTATGCCAAAACGAAGATATAACTCCAAAGTTAGAAAAAAAAATAACATAAGCAAGAGAAACAAAAAAAAGATTTACAGGTGGATATTACTATTTGTAATGTCTATAGCCCTTATTGGTACAGGTATTTATATCAAAAATAAAGTCTTTTTCTATTATGCTATGTATTTTAAAAAGCATCAACATAAAAAACTAGAGAATTCCATTACAGAAACTAAACGAATAAATACTATCATTACTGAGTATCAGGATAAGGTATTTGGTATGGATATATCTCATTATCAAAGAAAAGAAGATATAGAATGGGATAGCCTAAGTATTGCAAATGATGCTATAAATATTGATTTTATCGTGCTAAGAGCTACGATGGGCAATAGTTCTAAGGACAAACATTTTGAATACTTTTGGACTCAAGCAAAAAAATATAATTATACAAGAGGAGCTTATCATTTTTATCGCCCAGACGAGGATCCTGTTTTACAAGCTAATAATTTTTTAGACCAAGTGAAACTAGAAAAAGGAGATCTTCGCCCAGTGCTAGATATAGAAAAAATACCTAGAAGAAAATCTGTAAAACAGTATAAAGAAGATATAAAGACTTGGCTTAAAATAGTAGAAGAAGCCTACGGAACTAAACCTATTATCTACACCTATTATCATTTTTATAAAGACTATTTAAGAGGTGATTTTGAAGGTTATCCTCTATGGTTGGCTAATTACAATCATGTTTTAGTACCTTCGGAAGAAGATAATTGGTTGTTTTGGCAGTTTACAGAAAAAGGCATTGTAAAAGGCATCAATGTAAAAGTAGATCTCAATGTCTTCAATGGAAATTCTTGGGAGTTTGACAAAATGAAATTAGATTAGATTCAATCAAAAAAAGGAAGGTAACTCCATGGGGTTACCTTCCTTTTTAATGAAAAACTATATTAGATTAGTGCGTTTTATTATAAGCTAATTCTTACACCCACATTTACAAATCTTGGCATACCTGGTCTGTATCCTGAAGGATTAAGTGAGGATAAATAGGTTTGGTTAAGTAGATTTTGAGCGTTAGCATAAACAGTTGCATTTCTGTTTACCTTGTAAGAAATAGAGGCGTCTAGTATGTTCATAGATGGAACTAGATTAGCCTCTGGTATAGACCCTTGCCAAACCTTATTGCTAAAATCACCTCTGTATCTCCAAATAGCAGAGAATCTAAAGTTTTTGATGTTCGCTCCCGCTTCTATACTTAGTTGTTCTTTAGGAATAAATGGTAGAGCATCACCTTCTTTAATTGCTCCAAATACTTGAGATTGGAAATCTTTCTTAAATGAAGAATCTATGTAAGTATAATTGACAGAAACAGGGAAGTTAATTTCACTATCTTTTCCGCTGATGGTGTATCTTAATTGTGCTTCTATACCTCTTATCAACACTTCTCCTGCATTGTATAAATCGCCTTGCCCTGTGTTGCCACCCATAACATTGGTATCTGCACCTAGTAGGTTAGAATAATCGTTGATGTAGCCTATCAATTCAGCGTCTACAAAGTTGTTATTAAATCTTGTTCCTAGTTCGTAGTTCCAACTTCTTTCTTCCTTTTGTCCTTGTTGAATTCCTGGAGGCGAAAACCCTTTGTGAACACTACCGAACACTTTTAAACCATCATTTATTTTATAAAGTAAGGATAGCCCTGGTATCCAAGATTCTACTTTGTTAGTCGTAGTTTTTAAATCTTTACCCGTTCTATCCGCATCAGAACGCCCATAGTTTCTTTGTCTTAGAGTGATGTTTTCATATCTTACCCCTGCAGTGGCAACAAGAGCTCCAAACTCTTGTTGATATTGAAGATAAGAGGCTGTAGCATTAGCATCTTCTATTCTATTGTCTTGAGAGCCTGCATTTCCTCGTTTTTTTAGTGCTAAACCTTGTGATGTAGAAAGATATTCATCATCTGCTTGAAAACGGTCTTGGCTGTCGTAGTGGTATCTCGCCCCAAAGCGAACCATTCCCGTTTTACCTAAATGATAATGTCCGTTGAACTGAAGCCCTTGTGAAATATAATCTCTATCGTTATGTCTTATATAAATAGTATTATCTGCATTGTAAGCTCCTTTTAAAGCCAGCATTTCGTTAGAGTTATCAGCCATTTCTAAAGCATTAGAAAGCCCTACTTTGTTACCTCCAGCTTTAACATCATTCACTTTGTACCAATTTCTTTTAACTTCATTTCTATAAGCATCAAAATTTAAGTGAAGTTTTTTACTAGGTTCTATTTGATAAGACAACAAATATTGCCGTTGATTAACTTCGATATTATCCAGTTCCGATGATAAGTAACGCTGATATGCATTTCTATTGAAATCTCGTTTAGAAATTCCCATATAAGTTTCATTAGA
Coding sequences within:
- a CDS encoding deoxyhypusine synthase family protein, which produces MSKPITEFIEKYYLHFNAAALVDASKGYVAHLKDGGKMMITLAGAMSTAEMGKILAEMIRQDKVQIISCTGANLEEDLMNLVAHSHYERVPNYRDLTPQQEWDLLERGLNRVTDTCIPEEEAFRRLQKHIVEIWKEAESKGERYFPHEYMYKMLLSGVLEQYYEIPKENSWMLAAAEKNLPIVVPGWEDSTMGNIFASYCIKGELKPSTMKSGIEYMTYLADWYTKNCGGKGVGFFQIGGGIAGDFPICVVPMLYQDMEMHDIPFWSYFCQISDSTTSYGSYSGAVPNEKITWGKLDIDTPKFIVESDATICAPLMFQYVLENS
- the xrtF gene encoding exosortase family protein XrtF, encoding MFEDFKPTLKILLRFLLVYLVLLGVYQFYLNTQEGLDGLSIHIANQCTLIQNNIGYPSQAIPQPEHNTLWYYVGGEYMSRMVEGCNAVSVIILFIAFIFAFYRGFNTFIFVFAGVIFLYIINILRIVGINVVLLEYPSYGKAAHDYIFPAIIYGSVVLLWIIWIKFFVLKDEVQR
- a CDS encoding exosortase F system-associated membrane protein, translating into MKFKGNLVFVILGIIGLIGVRFLEETLFYDPFLIYFKMMDGAKVFPVFQWGKLVLGHLFRLILNLLFSLIIVYFLFKDKTKTMLACVLMLLVFLITFPIYLYLVYTEFDSGLLLAFYVRRFVIQPIILLLIIPMFYYMDVKNKN
- a CDS encoding NifU family protein; translation: MENNSLEVRVENALESIRPFLNKDGGDIELIKIEDTVVYVKLLGNCSGCPVSFSTMKLGVENTVKEKVPEITRVENVE
- a CDS encoding Mrp/NBP35 family ATP-binding protein, giving the protein MIKKDRVLAFLKEVEVDDLVNNVQVMGNDVYIDMTAHSPAMHEKKKLEAAMKQAFASEFGEEVVLKLKIVSPEPSEAQLNQIKGKEIPGIKNIIAIASGKGGVGKSTVAANLAISLVKMGFKVGLLDADIYGPSVPTMFDTEGQKPISVEENGRNLMKPIENYGVKMLSIGYFSGANQAVVWRGPMAAKALNQMLRDAAWGELDFLLIDLPPGTGDIHLSIIQEVPITGAVIVSTPQHIALADVKKGIAMFQMESINIPVLGLIENMAYFTPEELPDNKYYIFGKQGAQYMAEDLGIPVLGEIPLIQSIREAGDVGRPAALQDGSKIAEIYTETTQKMVESLVERNKNLPPTEAVKITTMAGCSPKK
- a CDS encoding dicarboxylate/amino acid:cation symporter; protein product: MKGQNKLFIAILLGLIIGIGLGGFVHLQYPDSAEGFSKNIKLLGTIFIRLVQMIIAPLVFTTLVVGIAKMSDIKMIGRVGTKAMLWFLTASLVSLMIGLVFVNWLEPGKVTQLPVQDASAAAEIVNNSKGFSLEDFVKHIIPKSLFEAFATNEVLQIVVFSIMFGVALSQLGEAHSKPIIKAFDICAHAILKMVGYIMWVAPLGVLGAIAAVVATNGFEIFMVYAVYLRDFFFALGILWLVLCAVGYLILGNRLFDLLKRIKEPLLIAFSTTSSEAVFPKLVEELEKFGANNRIVSFILPLGYSFNLDGSMMYMTFASIFIAQIYGVDMSIGQQITMLLVLMLTSKGIAGVPRASLVIIVATCSMFGIPPEGIALILPIDHFCDMGRSMTNVLGNALATSAVSKWEGQLDAPTENI
- a CDS encoding SH3 domain-containing protein, which encodes MSLTDKYSSVVAAAQNAGVQDLSVKEQDGILYISGSTQSTATKDLVWNALGAIDPSFTASDINIDVQVKGLEVGASLTVITESSNLNLRKEPSTEAEVVGKAAKGEAVTLVEMTSNDWWKVKTKDGEEGYAYTRYLKA
- a CDS encoding BON domain-containing protein, which gives rise to MKKIFQTAALAILVSFTAVSCKKKPNDAELSTKATEVVKANPQASVEVKDGQAHLSGVFASQAEKDQMIASLKAIPGIKDVHDMTTIATPEPAVAVNQVDAVVLQKVKDATKDFPSVKVEDVNGELTLTGNVPSSDARKIKESVDALKIGKYNNQLTVK
- a CDS encoding glycoside hydrolase family 25 protein — its product is MPKRRYNSKVRKKNNISKRNKKKIYRWILLFVMSIALIGTGIYIKNKVFFYYAMYFKKHQHKKLENSITETKRINTIITEYQDKVFGMDISHYQRKEDIEWDSLSIANDAINIDFIVLRATMGNSSKDKHFEYFWTQAKKYNYTRGAYHFYRPDEDPVLQANNFLDQVKLEKGDLRPVLDIEKIPRRKSVKQYKEDIKTWLKIVEEAYGTKPIIYTYYHFYKDYLRGDFEGYPLWLANYNHVLVPSEEDNWLFWQFTEKGIVKGINVKVDLNVFNGNSWEFDKMKLD
- a CDS encoding TonB-dependent receptor family protein, which encodes MKKQFLPLILLASATSFAQEADSLNSRTIDEVVIQSQTIFTNKDKNEKASSFIYIGTKELQKYNYSDVNRVLMGKTGVHVVEEEGFGLRPNIIIRGASSLRSSSINLMEDGVLAAPAPYVAPAAYYFPTMGRMAGVEILKSSGQIMYGPNTIGGSMNMLSTQVPNKFSGFLNASYGSFNTYKVHTHVGDKIGKFGYLVEYFTNNSDGFKELPNGKNTGFALNDGMIKLLYDNSDAAIPNKLQLKFQASKQNSNETYMGISKRDFNRNAYQRYLSSELDNIEVNQRQYLLSYQIEPSKKLHLNFDAYRNEVKRNWYKVNDVKAGGNKVGLSNALEMADNSNEMLALKGAYNADNTIYIRHNDRDYISQGLQFNGHYHLGKTGMVRFGARYHYDSQDRFQADDEYLSTSQGLALKKRGNAGSQDNRIEDANATASYLQYQQEFGALVATAGVRYENITLRQRNYGRSDADRTGKDLKTTTNKVESWIPGLSLLYKINDGLKVFGSVHKGFSPPGIQQGQKEERSWNYELGTRFNNNFVDAELIGYINDYSNLLGADTNVMGGNTGQGDLYNAGEVLIRGIEAQLRYTISGKDSEINFPVSVNYTYIDSSFKKDFQSQVFGAIKEGDALPFIPKEQLSIEAGANIKNFRFSAIWRYRGDFSNKVWQGSIPEANLVPSMNILDASISYKVNRNATVYANAQNLLNQTYLSSLNPSGYRPGMPRFVNVGVRISL